The Amycolatopsis sp. DG1A-15b genome window below encodes:
- a CDS encoding cytochrome P450, which yields MDVPVAPGRRILLGHTPSMLRQRVGFTSSLRAHGDIVRLFLGPLETYFLTSPELVNHVLVAQGSSFSKGIIFDRFRPFMGNGLVMSEGAFHLRQRRLMQPAFHGARLSVYADTMVRVAGELTGSWRAGEVRRLDADMQWLGITVVGETLFATELGRRAVAEARRSIPVVLKAGMIRALSPRLFEHVPVIPANRRFDRAVARLRRIVQEVITGWRATGEDHGDLLSMLMLARDSGTGEGMTDDQVYDEVITLLTAGSETSAVALTWLFHELARHPEVGRRVRAEVDEVLAGRAATFGDVAKLAYLRRVVSEVLRMYPIWILMRRALRDVELGGVRLPAGTEVMFSPFSLHFDPRFHEDPDRFDPDRWLPERAARIPKGAYVPFGAGGRQCIGQAFAHTEITLVAASVLAGWELFPVPGVPVRTTVTSAAYPDRMPMTVVPRRVA from the coding sequence ATGGACGTCCCGGTCGCGCCAGGCCGTCGGATCCTGCTGGGGCACACCCCGTCGATGTTGCGGCAGCGGGTCGGTTTCACGTCTTCGTTGCGTGCGCACGGCGATATCGTGCGGCTCTTCCTCGGTCCGTTGGAGACGTATTTCCTGACGAGCCCGGAGTTGGTCAATCACGTCCTCGTCGCGCAGGGGTCCAGCTTCTCGAAAGGGATCATCTTCGATCGTTTCCGGCCGTTCATGGGAAACGGGCTGGTCATGTCGGAAGGTGCGTTCCACCTGCGGCAGCGCCGGTTGATGCAGCCGGCGTTCCACGGTGCCCGGCTGTCCGTGTACGCGGACACGATGGTGCGGGTCGCCGGGGAGCTGACCGGTTCCTGGCGGGCGGGTGAGGTTCGCCGGCTGGACGCGGACATGCAGTGGCTGGGCATCACCGTCGTCGGGGAGACGCTCTTCGCGACGGAACTGGGGCGGCGGGCCGTCGCGGAGGCCCGCCGGTCGATCCCGGTGGTGCTGAAGGCGGGGATGATCCGGGCGCTGTCGCCTCGGTTGTTCGAACACGTTCCGGTGATCCCGGCCAACCGGCGGTTCGACCGGGCCGTCGCCCGGCTGCGGCGGATCGTGCAGGAGGTCATCACCGGGTGGCGTGCCACGGGGGAGGACCACGGTGATCTGCTGTCCATGCTGATGCTGGCGCGGGATTCCGGCACCGGCGAGGGGATGACCGACGATCAGGTCTACGACGAGGTGATCACGCTGCTGACGGCGGGCAGCGAGACCAGCGCCGTCGCGCTGACGTGGCTGTTCCACGAGCTGGCCCGGCACCCGGAGGTCGGGCGGCGGGTGCGGGCCGAGGTGGACGAGGTGCTGGCCGGGCGGGCGGCCACCTTCGGTGACGTCGCGAAGCTGGCGTACCTGCGCCGGGTCGTCAGTGAAGTTCTGCGGATGTACCCGATCTGGATTCTCATGCGGCGGGCGCTGCGGGACGTCGAACTCGGCGGGGTGCGGCTGCCCGCGGGTACGGAGGTCATGTTCAGTCCGTTTTCGCTGCATTTCGATCCGCGGTTCCACGAAGACCCGGATCGGTTCGATCCCGATCGGTGGTTGCCCGAGCGGGCGGCGCGCATTCCGAAGGGGGCGTATGTCCCGTTCGGTGCGGGTGGCCGGCAGTGCATCGGGCAGGCTTTCGCGCACACCGAAATCACTTTGGTCGCGGCGTCGGTGCTGGCCGGGTGGGAGTTGTTCCCGGTGCCGGGGGTGC
- a CDS encoding SAM-dependent methyltransferase, producing the protein MTPHQEEEWVPPGIDTTKPSSSRTYDYLLGGAHNFQADREAAEQAEKAMPGIRDVARLNRAFLGRVVRTLMSLGIRQFLDIGSGIPTVGNVHHIAGEIDPRCRVVYVDRDPIAVAHSKMLLRTSENATIAHGDFTNPDGIFADPELRRLDFGEPIGLLMVAMLHWIPDALEPHALLAEYRRRLPAGSYLAISHMVSDQEGNRMNSLVGTFNQARGHDQATTRTYREVETMFGDFQLIEPGLVGCALWRPGGPGDVSDDPYTNTQLYGGVARKVTG; encoded by the coding sequence ATGACACCACACCAGGAAGAGGAATGGGTTCCTCCGGGTATCGACACGACGAAACCCAGCAGTTCCCGGACCTATGACTATCTGCTGGGCGGCGCGCACAATTTCCAGGCCGACCGGGAGGCCGCCGAACAGGCCGAGAAGGCCATGCCCGGCATCCGGGACGTCGCCCGGCTCAACCGCGCCTTCCTCGGCCGGGTCGTCCGCACGCTGATGAGCCTCGGTATCCGGCAGTTCCTCGACATCGGCTCGGGCATCCCCACGGTGGGCAACGTCCACCACATCGCCGGCGAGATCGACCCGCGGTGCCGCGTGGTCTACGTCGACCGTGACCCCATCGCCGTCGCGCACAGCAAGATGCTGCTGCGCACCAGCGAAAACGCCACGATCGCGCACGGGGACTTCACGAACCCCGACGGGATCTTCGCCGATCCGGAGCTGCGCCGGCTCGACTTCGGCGAACCGATCGGCCTGCTGATGGTGGCCATGCTGCACTGGATCCCGGACGCCCTCGAGCCGCACGCGCTGCTCGCCGAGTACCGCCGCCGTCTCCCGGCCGGCAGCTACCTGGCCATCTCGCACATGGTCAGCGACCAGGAGGGCAACCGGATGAACAGCCTCGTGGGCACGTTCAACCAGGCCAGAGGCCACGACCAGGCCACCACCCGCACCTACCGCGAAGTCGAGACGATGTTCGGCGACTTCCAGCTGATCGAACCCGGCCTGGTCGGCTGCGCACTGTGGCGCCCGGGCGGCCCGGGCGACGTCTCGGACGACCCGTACACCAACACGCAGCTCTACGGCGGGGTGGCGCGGAAGGTCACCGGCTGA
- a CDS encoding MarR family transcriptional regulator, with amino-acid sequence MKYRPGEVSLAVKRLQYRHHRALNRVLAPLGLSLVQWDTLRHLHRHPDASLHELAVLTFQTDQSFGSLATRMAERGLIERVPGPGRAVRHRLTEEGARLRAEGQELVDGVAEASFRGLTQAQLDQLGELLDRALGPDPTA; translated from the coding sequence ATGAAGTACCGCCCCGGCGAGGTCTCCCTGGCCGTCAAGCGCCTGCAGTACCGCCACCACCGGGCCCTGAACCGGGTGCTGGCGCCGCTGGGGCTCTCGCTCGTGCAGTGGGACACCCTGCGCCACCTGCACCGCCACCCCGACGCGTCACTGCACGAGCTGGCCGTGCTGACCTTCCAGACCGACCAGTCCTTCGGCTCGCTGGCGACCCGGATGGCCGAACGCGGGCTCATCGAACGCGTCCCCGGCCCGGGCCGGGCCGTCCGGCACCGGCTGACGGAAGAAGGTGCGCGGCTGCGCGCCGAGGGCCAGGAGCTCGTCGACGGCGTCGCCGAGGCGTCGTTCCGCGGTCTGACGCAGGCGCAGCTCGACCAGCTGGGCGAGCTGCTGGACCGCGCCCTGGGACCGGACCCCACCGCGTAG
- a CDS encoding alpha/beta hydrolase, with translation MTTLPAAGSLRPTRTETRTVGTAEVTLQDRDRTRPFLLLHGGGGVATMAGFADLLAERTHSRVLLPTHPGFAGTPKGESLTGVTELARLYAGLLEELDLTDVTVVGNSFGGWLAAEIALLNSPRVSGAVIVDGIGIEVEGHPVTDISGMSLAEIRALSFHDPSKAPVPPAGGGTGPSPDVRALIGYTGPAMADPTLAGRLGELDVPVHVIWGESDGIAGPEYGKAFAAAIPLSTFTLLPRTGHLPQVETPEELLGALLDLGN, from the coding sequence ATGACGACTCTCCCCGCGGCCGGCTCACTCCGGCCCACCCGCACCGAAACCCGCACCGTCGGCACCGCCGAGGTGACCCTCCAGGACCGCGACCGCACCCGGCCCTTCCTGCTGCTGCACGGAGGCGGCGGCGTCGCGACGATGGCCGGTTTCGCCGACCTGCTCGCCGAACGCACCCACTCCCGGGTGCTGCTGCCCACCCACCCGGGCTTCGCCGGCACCCCGAAGGGCGAAAGCCTGACCGGCGTGACCGAGCTGGCCCGGCTGTACGCCGGACTGCTGGAAGAGCTCGACCTCACCGACGTCACGGTGGTCGGCAACTCCTTCGGGGGCTGGCTGGCCGCCGAGATCGCGCTCCTGAACAGCCCGCGCGTGAGCGGTGCCGTGATCGTCGACGGGATCGGCATCGAGGTCGAAGGCCACCCGGTGACCGACATCAGCGGCATGTCGCTCGCGGAGATCCGGGCACTGTCCTTTCACGACCCGAGCAAGGCGCCGGTGCCGCCGGCGGGCGGGGGCACCGGGCCGAGCCCGGACGTGCGCGCGCTGATCGGCTACACCGGACCGGCCATGGCCGACCCGACGCTCGCCGGACGGCTCGGCGAGCTCGACGTTCCGGTGCACGTCATCTGGGGCGAGAGCGACGGCATCGCCGGCCCCGAGTACGGCAAGGCCTTCGCGGCCGCGATTCCGCTGTCGACGTTCACCCTGCTCCCCCGCACCGGCCACCTGCCGCAGGTCGAGACGCCCGAAGAACTGCTGGGCGCGCTCCTCGACCTCGGCAACTGA
- a CDS encoding MBL fold metallo-hydrolase, which produces MRTTLSVTRIGHACQLIEIGGLRVLTDPWFTQTATYYQGEPVASTVAGLGRVDAVVVSHEHYDHCDLDALVDGGFDLGTPLIGPGTVAAIARAKGFRDVRVVEAWEAATVGDLTVTATPGKHGVHEVTFVIQAGDRTVFFGGDSLRVPELDTIPDRFGPVDLAILPTNGLCIRPLHLEQVVMDAEEAAGLTAALKPALAVPHHYAFHSGRLGDRMLTKGDQDPRHYADAVARIAPEIPVRLVLPGTPVVVP; this is translated from the coding sequence ATGCGCACCACACTGAGCGTCACCCGCATCGGCCACGCCTGCCAGCTGATCGAGATCGGCGGGCTCCGGGTCCTGACCGACCCGTGGTTCACCCAGACCGCGACCTACTACCAGGGTGAGCCGGTCGCCTCCACCGTCGCCGGCCTGGGCCGGGTCGACGCGGTCGTGGTCAGCCACGAGCACTACGACCACTGCGACCTCGACGCCCTCGTCGACGGCGGCTTCGACCTCGGCACCCCGTTGATCGGGCCCGGCACGGTCGCGGCCATCGCACGGGCCAAGGGTTTCCGCGACGTCCGCGTCGTCGAAGCGTGGGAAGCCGCGACGGTCGGCGACCTCACGGTGACGGCGACGCCGGGCAAGCACGGCGTCCACGAAGTCACCTTCGTCATCCAGGCCGGCGACCGCACGGTCTTCTTCGGCGGCGACTCGCTGCGCGTCCCGGAGCTCGACACGATCCCGGACCGGTTCGGCCCCGTCGACCTGGCCATCCTGCCGACGAACGGCCTGTGCATCCGGCCGCTGCACCTCGAGCAGGTGGTGATGGACGCGGAGGAGGCGGCCGGGCTGACCGCGGCGCTGAAGCCGGCGTTGGCCGTTCCGCACCACTACGCCTTCCACAGCGGCCGGCTGGGCGACCGGATGCTCACCAAGGGCGACCAGGACCCACGCCACTACGCCGACGCGGTGGCCCGCATCGCCCCGGAGATCCCCGTCCGGCTGGTGCTGCCCGGAACGCCGGTCGTGGTCCCGTGA
- a CDS encoding sensor histidine kinase, translating into MRRTFVVADFGRPAGYEDRLKRVLHDLHDGLGPTLTAAVLGLRAARDLIGRDRAATEHLLARLEDELYGAITDLRRIVADARPPALDEAGLVLAVRRYAATLTGRVPAEHGPLRVGVEVRGELPPLSAEVEVTAYRIIREALVNVARHSGARECTVHLWPLDGDLHVEIVDDGVGTDGGALPAVGGSGLRSMRERAGDLGGGCRVEPVSSGGTRIAAWLPLAAGK; encoded by the coding sequence ATGCGCCGGACATTCGTCGTCGCCGACTTCGGTCGTCCCGCGGGGTACGAAGACCGGCTCAAACGGGTGCTCCACGATCTGCACGACGGCCTCGGGCCGACGCTCACCGCCGCCGTGCTGGGGCTGCGCGCCGCCCGGGACCTGATCGGGCGGGACCGGGCGGCCACCGAGCACCTCCTGGCCCGGCTCGAAGACGAGCTCTACGGCGCGATCACCGACCTGCGGCGGATCGTGGCCGACGCGCGGCCGCCGGCCCTCGACGAGGCCGGGCTGGTCCTGGCCGTGCGGCGGTACGCCGCCACGCTCACCGGGCGGGTGCCGGCCGAACACGGGCCGCTGCGGGTCGGGGTCGAGGTGCGCGGCGAGCTGCCGCCGCTGTCGGCGGAGGTCGAGGTCACCGCCTACCGGATCATCCGCGAGGCGCTGGTGAACGTCGCCCGCCACTCCGGCGCCCGCGAGTGCACCGTGCACCTCTGGCCGCTGGACGGCGACCTGCACGTGGAGATCGTCGACGACGGCGTGGGCACCGACGGCGGGGCCCTGCCCGCGGTCGGCGGGAGCGGGCTGCGGTCGATGCGGGAACGCGCCGGCGACCTCGGCGGCGGCTGCCGGGTCGAGCCGGTTTCCTCCGGTGGCACGCGGATCGCCGCCTGGCTGCCGCTCGCCGCGGGGAAGTGA
- a CDS encoding response regulator transcription factor has translation MFGSLRVLVVDDHPVFRAALCAMLDATDGMEVAGEAADGLTAVADAGRLDPDVVLMDLNLPDLDGIEATRRIVSASPHTGVLMLTMFENEAAVFAAMRAGARGYLLKGARNEQIIRAVRVIGDGEAIFSPAIATRVLSLLGTATPRDESFPRLTLREKEILRLVARGMGNASIAEELVLSQKTVRNHVSHIFRKLRVTDRTQAIAKAKEAGIARSE, from the coding sequence GTGTTCGGTTCCCTGCGTGTCCTCGTGGTGGACGACCACCCCGTTTTCCGCGCTGCGCTCTGCGCGATGCTCGACGCCACCGACGGCATGGAGGTCGCCGGCGAGGCGGCCGACGGCCTGACCGCGGTCGCGGACGCGGGCCGACTGGATCCCGACGTCGTCCTGATGGACCTGAACCTCCCGGACCTGGACGGGATCGAGGCGACGCGGCGGATCGTGAGCGCGAGCCCGCACACCGGCGTGCTCATGCTGACCATGTTCGAGAACGAGGCCGCGGTGTTCGCCGCGATGCGCGCGGGCGCCCGCGGCTACCTGCTCAAGGGCGCGCGCAACGAGCAGATCATCCGCGCGGTCCGGGTGATCGGCGACGGCGAAGCCATCTTCAGCCCGGCGATCGCAACCCGGGTGCTGTCGCTGCTGGGGACGGCGACCCCGCGCGACGAGTCGTTCCCACGGCTCACCCTGCGCGAGAAGGAGATCCTGCGGCTCGTCGCGCGGGGCATGGGCAACGCGTCGATCGCCGAAGAGCTGGTGCTGAGCCAGAAGACCGTGCGCAACCACGTGTCCCACATCTTCCGCAAGCTCCGGGTCACCGACCGGACCCAGGCCATCGCCAAGGCCAAAGAAGCCGGCATTGCCCGATCGGAGTAA
- a CDS encoding response regulator transcription factor, giving the protein MITDQVPVLLHATDTITHAGVTAALRSRPEIRFADEDSGEPAVVLVIVERLNEEARQLLRSLQCAGHAGVVLVAGEVEDSELLDVVGNGVSAIIRRADATPDTLVRLVKAAAVGEGALPPDLLGRLLSRVSRLQRDVLRPNGWDLAGMSQRETRVLRLVADGFETREIADQLSYSERTVKSILHDITNRFQLRNRAHAVAFAMREGLI; this is encoded by the coding sequence ATGATCACCGACCAGGTTCCGGTGCTGTTGCACGCCACCGACACCATCACCCACGCGGGCGTCACGGCCGCGCTGCGGTCACGTCCCGAGATCCGTTTCGCCGACGAGGACTCCGGCGAGCCCGCCGTGGTGCTGGTCATCGTGGAGCGGCTCAACGAGGAAGCCCGGCAGCTGCTGCGCAGCCTCCAGTGCGCCGGCCACGCGGGCGTCGTCCTGGTCGCCGGGGAGGTGGAGGACTCGGAGCTGCTGGACGTCGTGGGCAACGGCGTCTCGGCGATCATCCGCCGGGCCGACGCCACCCCGGACACGCTGGTGCGGCTGGTCAAGGCCGCGGCCGTCGGCGAAGGCGCGCTGCCGCCGGACCTGCTGGGCCGGCTGCTGTCGCGGGTGTCCCGGCTGCAGCGGGACGTGCTGCGCCCCAACGGGTGGGACCTCGCCGGGATGTCCCAGCGGGAAACCCGGGTGCTGCGGCTGGTCGCCGACGGGTTCGAAACCAGGGAGATCGCCGACCAGCTGAGCTACTCGGAGCGGACGGTGAAGTCGATCCTGCACGACATCACCAACCGCTTCCAGCTCCGCAACCGCGCCCACGCGGTGGCGTTCGCCATGCGCGAAGGGCTGATTTAG